One window from the genome of Camelus bactrianus isolate YW-2024 breed Bactrian camel chromosome 4, ASM4877302v1, whole genome shotgun sequence encodes:
- the LOC105069959 gene encoding olfactory receptor 1L6-like, which yields MVKGNQSHMTEFLLLGLTSDPKKQVWLFASFLAMYLVNVASNSVIIATIRGDARLHTPMYFLLSNLSLVDICFTTVIVPQMLVNMLTQRKTIPFAQCLTQMYFFVAFGITDSFLLAAMATDRYVAICNPLHYTATMNPGCCLLLVIASWVVSHLHSLTHTILMARLSFCGPNVIHHFFCDVQPLLTLSCSDTSVNELLAFTEGSFVIMSPFLFIIVSYVYITRAVLRLPSGRGRYKVFSTCGSHLTVVALFYGTITSVYIRPSSTYSVTKDRVVTVIYTVVTPMLNPFIYSLRNKDMKQGLKKLMRMTA from the coding sequence ATGGTGAAAGGAAACCAGAGCCATATGACTGAATTCCTCCTCCTGGGACTGACCAGTGACCCCAAAAAGCAGGTGTGGCTCTTTGCCAGCTTCCTGGCCATGTACCTGGTCAATGTGGCCAGCAACTCGGTCATCATTGCCACCATCCGGGGGGACGCCcgcctccacacccccatgtacttccTCCTCTCCAACCTGTCCCTGGTGGACATCTGCTTTACAACTGTCATCGTGCCACAAATGTTAGTGAACATGCTGACTCAGAGAAAGACCATCCCCTTTGCCCAGTGCCTTACCCAGATGTATTTCTTTGTGGCCTTTGGGATCACTGACAGCTTCCTCCTGGCTGCCATGGCCACTGACCGCTACGTAGCCATCTGTAACCCGCTGCACTACACCGCAACCATGAACCCCGGGTGCTGTCTCCTGCTCGTCATAGCCTCCTGGGTGGTGTCCCACCTCCACTCACTCACCCACACCATTCTCATGGCCCGCCTCTCCTTCTGTGGGCCCAACGTCATCCACCACTTCTTTTGTGACGTCCAGCCACTGCTAACGCTCTCCTGCTCTGACACCTCCGTCAATGAGCTGTTGGCCTTCACAGAGGGCTCCTTTGTGATTATGAGTCCTTTCCTCTTCATCATCGTCTCCTATGTCTACATCACCCGCGCCGTCCTGAGGCTCCCTTCTGGGAGAGGCAGGTACAAGGTCTTCTCCACCTGTGGTTCCCACCTCACGGTTGTGGCACTATTCTATGGGACCATAACATCTGTGTACATCCGCCCCTCGTCCACCTACTCAGTGACAAAAGATCGTGTGGTCACTGTCATCTACACAGTAGTTACCCCCATGCTGAACCCTTTTATCTATAGCCTTAGGAACAAGGACATGAAACAGGGCTTGAAAAAGCTGATGAGGATGACGGCATAG
- the OR5C1 gene encoding olfactory receptor 5C1, which translates to MTPENLTGARVAPAEFILLGITDRWDLRVTVFLTFLPVYLVSLLGNVGMVLLIHVDAQLHTPMYFFLANLSLLDACCSSAIGPKMLVDLLLPHATIPYAACALQMFVFAGLADAECCLLAVMAYDRLVAIRNPLGYTTAMSRRLCLALLGASGLGGAVSAVVHTTLTFRLSFCGSREVNSFFCDIPPLLAISCSDTSLNELLLFAICGFIQTATVLAIAVSYGFIAGAVIRMRSAEGRWRAASTCGSHLTAVAMLYGTLIFMYLRPSSSYALDSDKMASVFYTLVIPALNPLIYSLRNKEVKEALRRSRSRFCCPGRIHQ; encoded by the coding sequence ATGACACCAGAGAACTTGACCGGGGCGAGGGTTGCACCTGCTGAATTCATTCTCCTGGGCATCACAGATCGCTGGGACCTGCGTGTGACCGTCTTCTTGACCTTCCTGCCAGTCTACCTGGTGAGCCTGCTGGGAAACGTAGGCATGGTGCTGCTGATCCACGTGGACGCCCAGCTCCACacgcccatgtacttcttcctggcCAACCTCTCCCTGCTGGATGCCTGCTGTTCCTCAGCCATCGGCCCCAAGATGCTAGTGGACCTGCTGCTGCCCCACGCCACCATCCCTTACGCAGCCTGTGCCCTCCAGATGTTTGTGTTTGCAGGGCTGGCTGATGCCGAGTGCTGCCTATTGGCAGTCATGGCCTATGACCGCCTCGTGGCCATCAGAAACCCTCTTGGCTACACAACAGCCATGTCACGGCGTCTATGCCTGGCCTTGCTGGGAGCATCAGGCCTGGGCGGGGCGGTGAGCGCCGTGGTCCACACGACCCTCACCTTCCGCCTGAGCTTCTGCGGGTCCCGGGAGGTCAACAGCTTCTTCTGTGATATCCCACCCCTGCTGGCCATCTCCTGCAGCGACACCAGTCTCAACGAACTCCTCCTCTTCGCCATCTGTGGCTTCATCCAGACAGCCACGGTGCTGGCGATCGCCGTGTCTTACGGGTTCATCGCTGGAGCTGTGATCCGCATGCGCTCGGCCGAGGGCCGTTGGCGAGCAGCCTCCACCTGCGGCTCCCACCTCACGGCTGTGGCCATGCTGTACGGGACACTCATTTTCATGTACCTGCGTCCCAGCTCCAGCTACGCCCTGGACAGCGACAAGATGGCATCTGTGTTCTACACCCTTGTCATCCCAGCTCTCAACCCGCTCATCTACAGCCTCCGCAACAAAGAGGTCAAGGAGGCGCTCAGAAGGAGCCGGAGCCGATTCTGCTGTCCCGGGAGGATACACCAGTGA
- the LOC105069960 gene encoding olfactory receptor 1L4-like, whose protein sequence is MTKGNQSHITEFLLLGLTSDPKKQVWLFASFLAMYLVNVAGNSVITAAIRGDARLHTPMYFFLSNPSLVDTCFTNVIVPRMPANMMSKNKKVPFAQFLTQMYFFVACAITDSFLLAVMATDRYVAICNPLHYTATMNPGCCLLLVIASWVVSHLHSLTHTILMARLSFCGPNVIHHFFCDVQPLLTLSCSDTSVNELLAFTEGSFVIMSPFLFIIVSYVYITRAVLRLPSGRGRYKVFSTCGSHITVVVLYYGTAISVYIRPSSTYSVTKDRVVTVIYTVVIPMLNHFIYSLRNKDMKQALTKLARRKE, encoded by the coding sequence ATGACAAAAGGAAACCAGAGTCACATCACTGAATTCCTCCTCCTGGGACTGACCAGTGACCCCAAAAAGCAGGTGTGGCTCTTTGCCAGCTTCCTGGCCATGTACCTGGTCAATGTGGCTGGCAACTCAGTCATCACTGCCGCCATCCGGGGGGACGCCcgcctccacacccccatgtacttcttcctctccaACCCGTCCCTGGTGGACACCTGCTTTACCAACGTCATCGTGCCAAGGATGCCGGCAAACATGATGAGCAAGAACAAGAAGGTCCCCTTTGCCCAGTTCCTCACCCAGATGTATTTCTTTGTGGCCTGTGCAATCACTGACAGCTTCCTCCTGGCTGTCATGGCCActgaccgctatgtggccatctgtaacCCGCTGCACTACACCGCAACCATGAACCCCGGGTGCTGTCTCCTGCTCGTCATAGCCTCCTGGGTGGTGTCCCACCTCCACTCACTCACCCACACCATTCTCATGGCCCGCCTCTCCTTCTGTGGGCCCAACGTCATCCACCACTTCTTTTGTGACGTCCAGCCACTGCTAACGCTCTCCTGCTCTGACACCTCCGTCAATGAGCTGTTGGCCTTCACAGAGGGCTCCTTTGTGATTATGAGTCCTTTCCTCTTCATCATCGTCTCCTATGTCTACATCACCCGCGCCGTCCTGAGGCTCCCTTCCGGGAGAGGCAGGTACAAGGTCTTCTCCACCTGTGGTTCCCACATCACGGTTGTGGTGTTATACTATGGGACTGCCATCTCAGTGTACATCCGCCCCTCGTCCACCTACTCAGTGACAAAAGATCGTGTGGTCACTGTCATTTATACAGTGGTAATTCCCATGCTGAACCATTTTATCTATAGCCTTAGGAACAAGGACATGAAACAAGCCTTGACAAAGCTGGCGAGGAGAAAAGAATAG